From a single Leopardus geoffroyi isolate Oge1 chromosome E1, O.geoffroyi_Oge1_pat1.0, whole genome shotgun sequence genomic region:
- the CAMKK1 gene encoding calcium/calmodulin-dependent protein kinase kinase 1 isoform X1 → MEGGPAVCCQDPRAELVERVAAIDVAHLEEAGGGPEPARNGVDPPPRTRAASVVPGGASRPPLARPSLSARKFSLQERPAGSCLEAQAGPYATGPASHISPRVWRRPTIESHHVAISDTEDCVQLNQYKLQSEIGKGAYGVVRLAYNESEDRHYAMKVLSKKKLLKQYGFPRRPPPRGSQATQGGPAKQLLPLERVYQEIAILKKLDHVNVVKLIEVLDDPAEDNLYLVFDLLRKGPVMEVPSDKPFPEEQARLYLRDIILGLEYLHCQKIIHRDIKPSNLLLGDDGHVKIADFGVSNQFEGNDAQLSSTAGTPAFMAPEAISDSGQSFSGKALDVWATGVTLYCFVYGKCPFIDDYILALHRKIKNEAVVFPEEPNISEELKDLILKMLDKNPETRIGVPDIKLHPWVTKSGEEPLPSEEEHCSVVEVTEEEVKNSVKLIPSWTTVILVKSMLRKRSFGNPFEPQARREERSMSAPGNLLSKDRCGEGGKSLELPGVQEDEAAS, encoded by the exons ATGGAAGGGGGCCCAGCAGTCTGCTGCCAGGACCCTCGGGCAGAGTTGGTGGAGCGAGTGGCAGCCATTGATGTGGCCCACTTGGAGGAGGCAGGTGGTGGTCCAGAGCCTGCCAGGAATGGCGTGGACCCTCCGCCAAGGACCAGAGCTGCCTCTGTGGTCCCCGGTGGTGCTTCAAGACCCCCACTAGCCCGGCCCAGCCTTTCAGCCAGGAAGTTCTCCCTGCAAGAGCGGCCAGCAGGAAGCTGCCTGGAGGCCCAGGCTGGGCCTTATGCCACAGGGCCTGCCAGCCACATCTCCCCACGGGTCTGGCGGAGGCCCACCATTGAGTCCCACCATGTGGCTATCTCAGATACAGAG GACTGTGTGCAGCTGAACCAATACAAGCTACAGAGTGAGATTGGCAAG GGTGCCTACGGCGTGGTGAGACTGGCCTACAATGAAAGTGAAGACAGGCACTAT GCAATGAAAGTTCTTTCCAAAAAGAAGTTACTGAAGCAGTATGGCTTTCCAC GTCGCCCTCCCCCAAGGGGGTCCCAAGCTACCCAAGGAGGACCAGCCAAGCAGCTGCTGCCGCTGGAGCGAGTATACCAGGAGATTGCCATCTTGAAGAAGCTGGACCATGTGAATGTGGTCAAGCTGATTGAG GTTTTGGATGACCCAGCTGAGGACAATCTCTATTTAG tgtttgacCTCCTGAGAAAGGG GCCGGTCATGGAGGTGCCCAGCGACAAGCCCTTCCCCGAAGAGCAAGCTCGCCTCTACTTGCGGGACATCATCTTGGGCCTTGAGTACT TGCACTGCCAGAAGATCATCCACCGGGACATCAAGCCGTCCAACCTGCTCCTGGGCGATGATGGGCATGTGAAAATTGCCGACTTTGGCGTCAGCAACCAGTTTGAGGGGAACGACGCTCAGCTGTCCAGCACTGCTGGGACTCCAGCGTTCATGGCCCCCGAAGCCATTTCTGATTCCGGCCAGAGCTTCAGTGGGAAG GCCTTGGACGTGTGGGCCACTGGGGTCACATTATACTGCTTTGTCTATGGCAAG TGCCCGTTCATCGACGATTACATCCTGGCCCTGCATAGGAAGATCAAGAATGAGGCCGTGGTGTTTCCCGAGGA GCCAAACATCAGTGAGGAGCTCAAGGACCTAATCCTGAAGATGCTAGACAAGAATCCTGAAACAAGGATTGGGGTGCCAGACATCAAG TTGCACCCCTGGGTGACCAAGAGTGGGGAGGAGCCCCTTCCCTCAGAGGAGGAACACTGCAGTGTGGTGGAGGTGACCGAGGAGGAAGTGAAGAACTCGGTCAAGCTCATCCCCAGCTGGACCACGGTG ATCCTGGTTAAGTCCATGCTGAGAAAGCGTTCCTTTGGGAACCCATTTGAGCCCCAAGCTCGGAGGGAAGAGCGATCTATGTCTGCTCCAGGAAACTTACTGTC GAAAGACAGGTGTGGCGAAGGGGGCAAGAGCCTGGAGCTCCCCGGCGTTCAAGAAGATGAGGCTGCATCCTGA
- the CAMKK1 gene encoding calcium/calmodulin-dependent protein kinase kinase 1 isoform X4: MEGGPAVCCQDPRAELVERVAAIDVAHLEEAGGGPEPARNGVDPPPRTRAASVVPGGASRPPLARPSLSARKFSLQERPAGSCLEAQAGPYATGPASHISPRVWRRPTIESHHVAISDTEDCVQLNQYKLQSEIGKGAYGVVRLAYNESEDRHYAMKVLSKKKLLKQYGFPRRPPPRGSQATQGGPAKQLLPLERVYQEIAILKKLDHVNVVKLIEVLDDPAEDNLYLVFDLLRKGPVMEVPSDKPFPEEQARLYLRDIILGLEYLHCQKIIHRDIKPSNLLLGDDGHVKIADFGVSNQFEGNDAQLSSTAGTPAFMAPEAISDSGQSFSGKALDVWATGVTLYCFVYGKCPFIDDYILALHRKIKNEAVVFPEEPNISEELKDLILKMLDKNPETRIGVPDIKLHPWVTKSGEEPLPSEEEHCSVVEVTEEEVKNSVKLIPSWTTVILVKSMLRKRSFGNPFEPQARREERSMSAPGNLLSMLQGGDVVHPHPHLPPLPPAVWKRRAP, translated from the exons ATGGAAGGGGGCCCAGCAGTCTGCTGCCAGGACCCTCGGGCAGAGTTGGTGGAGCGAGTGGCAGCCATTGATGTGGCCCACTTGGAGGAGGCAGGTGGTGGTCCAGAGCCTGCCAGGAATGGCGTGGACCCTCCGCCAAGGACCAGAGCTGCCTCTGTGGTCCCCGGTGGTGCTTCAAGACCCCCACTAGCCCGGCCCAGCCTTTCAGCCAGGAAGTTCTCCCTGCAAGAGCGGCCAGCAGGAAGCTGCCTGGAGGCCCAGGCTGGGCCTTATGCCACAGGGCCTGCCAGCCACATCTCCCCACGGGTCTGGCGGAGGCCCACCATTGAGTCCCACCATGTGGCTATCTCAGATACAGAG GACTGTGTGCAGCTGAACCAATACAAGCTACAGAGTGAGATTGGCAAG GGTGCCTACGGCGTGGTGAGACTGGCCTACAATGAAAGTGAAGACAGGCACTAT GCAATGAAAGTTCTTTCCAAAAAGAAGTTACTGAAGCAGTATGGCTTTCCAC GTCGCCCTCCCCCAAGGGGGTCCCAAGCTACCCAAGGAGGACCAGCCAAGCAGCTGCTGCCGCTGGAGCGAGTATACCAGGAGATTGCCATCTTGAAGAAGCTGGACCATGTGAATGTGGTCAAGCTGATTGAG GTTTTGGATGACCCAGCTGAGGACAATCTCTATTTAG tgtttgacCTCCTGAGAAAGGG GCCGGTCATGGAGGTGCCCAGCGACAAGCCCTTCCCCGAAGAGCAAGCTCGCCTCTACTTGCGGGACATCATCTTGGGCCTTGAGTACT TGCACTGCCAGAAGATCATCCACCGGGACATCAAGCCGTCCAACCTGCTCCTGGGCGATGATGGGCATGTGAAAATTGCCGACTTTGGCGTCAGCAACCAGTTTGAGGGGAACGACGCTCAGCTGTCCAGCACTGCTGGGACTCCAGCGTTCATGGCCCCCGAAGCCATTTCTGATTCCGGCCAGAGCTTCAGTGGGAAG GCCTTGGACGTGTGGGCCACTGGGGTCACATTATACTGCTTTGTCTATGGCAAG TGCCCGTTCATCGACGATTACATCCTGGCCCTGCATAGGAAGATCAAGAATGAGGCCGTGGTGTTTCCCGAGGA GCCAAACATCAGTGAGGAGCTCAAGGACCTAATCCTGAAGATGCTAGACAAGAATCCTGAAACAAGGATTGGGGTGCCAGACATCAAG TTGCACCCCTGGGTGACCAAGAGTGGGGAGGAGCCCCTTCCCTCAGAGGAGGAACACTGCAGTGTGGTGGAGGTGACCGAGGAGGAAGTGAAGAACTCGGTCAAGCTCATCCCCAGCTGGACCACGGTG ATCCTGGTTAAGTCCATGCTGAGAAAGCGTTCCTTTGGGAACCCATTTGAGCCCCAAGCTCGGAGGGAAGAGCGATCTATGTCTGCTCCAGGAAACTTACTGTC GATGCTGCAGGGAGGAGACGttgtgcacccccacccccatcttccgCCCCTTCCACCTGCTGTGTGGAAAAGGCGTGCTCCCTAG
- the CAMKK1 gene encoding calcium/calmodulin-dependent protein kinase kinase 1 isoform X2, which translates to MEGGPAVCCQDPRAELVERVAAIDVAHLEEAGGGPEPARNGVDPPPRTRAASVVPGGASRPPLARPSLSARKFSLQERPAGSCLEAQAGPYATGPASHISPRVWRRPTIESHHVAISDTEDCVQLNQYKLQSEIGKGAYGVVRLAYNESEDRHYAMKVLSKKKLLKQYGFPRRPPPRGSQATQGGPAKQLLPLERVYQEIAILKKLDHVNVVKLIEVLDDPAEDNLYLGRSWRCPATSPSPKSKLASTCGTSSWALSTALDVWATGVTLYCFVYGKCPFIDDYILALHRKIKNEAVVFPEEPNISEELKDLILKMLDKNPETRIGVPDIKLHPWVTKSGEEPLPSEEEHCSVVEVTEEEVKNSVKLIPSWTTVILVKSMLRKRSFGNPFEPQARREERSMSAPGNLLSMLQGGDVVHPHPHLPPLPPAVWKRRAP; encoded by the exons ATGGAAGGGGGCCCAGCAGTCTGCTGCCAGGACCCTCGGGCAGAGTTGGTGGAGCGAGTGGCAGCCATTGATGTGGCCCACTTGGAGGAGGCAGGTGGTGGTCCAGAGCCTGCCAGGAATGGCGTGGACCCTCCGCCAAGGACCAGAGCTGCCTCTGTGGTCCCCGGTGGTGCTTCAAGACCCCCACTAGCCCGGCCCAGCCTTTCAGCCAGGAAGTTCTCCCTGCAAGAGCGGCCAGCAGGAAGCTGCCTGGAGGCCCAGGCTGGGCCTTATGCCACAGGGCCTGCCAGCCACATCTCCCCACGGGTCTGGCGGAGGCCCACCATTGAGTCCCACCATGTGGCTATCTCAGATACAGAG GACTGTGTGCAGCTGAACCAATACAAGCTACAGAGTGAGATTGGCAAG GGTGCCTACGGCGTGGTGAGACTGGCCTACAATGAAAGTGAAGACAGGCACTAT GCAATGAAAGTTCTTTCCAAAAAGAAGTTACTGAAGCAGTATGGCTTTCCAC GTCGCCCTCCCCCAAGGGGGTCCCAAGCTACCCAAGGAGGACCAGCCAAGCAGCTGCTGCCGCTGGAGCGAGTATACCAGGAGATTGCCATCTTGAAGAAGCTGGACCATGTGAATGTGGTCAAGCTGATTGAG GTTTTGGATGACCCAGCTGAGGACAATCTCTATTTAG GCCGGTCATGGAGGTGCCCAGCGACAAGCCCTTCCCCGAAGAGCAAGCTCGCCTCTACTTGCGGGACATCATCTTGGGCCTTGAGTACT GCCTTGGACGTGTGGGCCACTGGGGTCACATTATACTGCTTTGTCTATGGCAAG TGCCCGTTCATCGACGATTACATCCTGGCCCTGCATAGGAAGATCAAGAATGAGGCCGTGGTGTTTCCCGAGGA GCCAAACATCAGTGAGGAGCTCAAGGACCTAATCCTGAAGATGCTAGACAAGAATCCTGAAACAAGGATTGGGGTGCCAGACATCAAG TTGCACCCCTGGGTGACCAAGAGTGGGGAGGAGCCCCTTCCCTCAGAGGAGGAACACTGCAGTGTGGTGGAGGTGACCGAGGAGGAAGTGAAGAACTCGGTCAAGCTCATCCCCAGCTGGACCACGGTG ATCCTGGTTAAGTCCATGCTGAGAAAGCGTTCCTTTGGGAACCCATTTGAGCCCCAAGCTCGGAGGGAAGAGCGATCTATGTCTGCTCCAGGAAACTTACTGTC GATGCTGCAGGGAGGAGACGttgtgcacccccacccccatcttccgCCCCTTCCACCTGCTGTGTGGAAAAGGCGTGCTCCCTAG
- the CAMKK1 gene encoding calcium/calmodulin-dependent protein kinase kinase 1 isoform X3: MEGGPAVCCQDPRAELVERVAAIDVAHLEEAGGGPEPARNGVDPPPRTRAASVVPGGASRPPLARPSLSARKFSLQERPAGSCLEAQAGPYATGPASHISPRVWRRPTIESHHVAISDTEDCVQLNQYKLQSEIGKGAYGVVRLAYNESEDRHYAMKVLSKKKLLKQYGFPRRPPPRGSQATQGGPAKQLLPLERVYQEIAILKKLDHVNVVKLIEVLDDPAEDNLYLGRSWRCPATSPSPKSKLASTCGTSSWALSTALDVWATGVTLYCFVYGKCPFIDDYILALHRKIKNEAVVFPEEPNISEELKDLILKMLDKNPETRIGVPDIKLHPWVTKSGEEPLPSEEEHCSVVEVTEEEVKNSVKLIPSWTTVILVKSMLRKRSFGNPFEPQARREERSMSAPGNLLSKDRCGEGGKSLELPGVQEDEAAS, encoded by the exons ATGGAAGGGGGCCCAGCAGTCTGCTGCCAGGACCCTCGGGCAGAGTTGGTGGAGCGAGTGGCAGCCATTGATGTGGCCCACTTGGAGGAGGCAGGTGGTGGTCCAGAGCCTGCCAGGAATGGCGTGGACCCTCCGCCAAGGACCAGAGCTGCCTCTGTGGTCCCCGGTGGTGCTTCAAGACCCCCACTAGCCCGGCCCAGCCTTTCAGCCAGGAAGTTCTCCCTGCAAGAGCGGCCAGCAGGAAGCTGCCTGGAGGCCCAGGCTGGGCCTTATGCCACAGGGCCTGCCAGCCACATCTCCCCACGGGTCTGGCGGAGGCCCACCATTGAGTCCCACCATGTGGCTATCTCAGATACAGAG GACTGTGTGCAGCTGAACCAATACAAGCTACAGAGTGAGATTGGCAAG GGTGCCTACGGCGTGGTGAGACTGGCCTACAATGAAAGTGAAGACAGGCACTAT GCAATGAAAGTTCTTTCCAAAAAGAAGTTACTGAAGCAGTATGGCTTTCCAC GTCGCCCTCCCCCAAGGGGGTCCCAAGCTACCCAAGGAGGACCAGCCAAGCAGCTGCTGCCGCTGGAGCGAGTATACCAGGAGATTGCCATCTTGAAGAAGCTGGACCATGTGAATGTGGTCAAGCTGATTGAG GTTTTGGATGACCCAGCTGAGGACAATCTCTATTTAG GCCGGTCATGGAGGTGCCCAGCGACAAGCCCTTCCCCGAAGAGCAAGCTCGCCTCTACTTGCGGGACATCATCTTGGGCCTTGAGTACT GCCTTGGACGTGTGGGCCACTGGGGTCACATTATACTGCTTTGTCTATGGCAAG TGCCCGTTCATCGACGATTACATCCTGGCCCTGCATAGGAAGATCAAGAATGAGGCCGTGGTGTTTCCCGAGGA GCCAAACATCAGTGAGGAGCTCAAGGACCTAATCCTGAAGATGCTAGACAAGAATCCTGAAACAAGGATTGGGGTGCCAGACATCAAG TTGCACCCCTGGGTGACCAAGAGTGGGGAGGAGCCCCTTCCCTCAGAGGAGGAACACTGCAGTGTGGTGGAGGTGACCGAGGAGGAAGTGAAGAACTCGGTCAAGCTCATCCCCAGCTGGACCACGGTG ATCCTGGTTAAGTCCATGCTGAGAAAGCGTTCCTTTGGGAACCCATTTGAGCCCCAAGCTCGGAGGGAAGAGCGATCTATGTCTGCTCCAGGAAACTTACTGTC GAAAGACAGGTGTGGCGAAGGGGGCAAGAGCCTGGAGCTCCCCGGCGTTCAAGAAGATGAGGCTGCATCCTGA